The Seriola aureovittata isolate HTS-2021-v1 ecotype China chromosome 8, ASM2101889v1, whole genome shotgun sequence genome contains the following window.
TCATAAGAAATATCCTTCAGTTCTGGCACCTCAGCCAAGTTAtcagaaataagtaaatacatggaacaggtggcagagagagagggctgtccGTTATCTTTCACTGCCACAATAAGGTTCTGTTTCATGCTGTCAGATTCAGAAATATCCCGCTGTGTCCTGATCTCTCCGCTGTGGAGACCAATTGTGAAAAGTCCCGGATCAGTGGATTTCACTATATGATAGGACAGCCAGGCGTTCTGTCCGGAGTCCGCGTCCACCGCTATCACTTTGGACACCAGAGAGCCTCCGTGTGCAGCTTTGGGGACCAGCTCGGTCATGAATGAGTTGACCTCCGGGGCGGGGTACAGTATCTGAGGAGAGTTATCGTTCACATCTGATATGAAGACACTGACGGTCACGTTGCTGCTGAGCGGAGGAGAACCGTTGTCTCTGGCCATCACTTGGACTTTAAAGCTCCTGAACTTTTCATAATCAAACGACCTCACTGCGTGGATCACCCCCGTGTCTCCGTTAACAGACAGATAGGAGGACACCGGGGCACCGTTCACCTCACCAGCTAACAGAGAATAAATCACTGTACCGTTTTGTCTCCAGTCGGGGTCTCGAGCAGTAACGGAACATAAAGTGGAGCcaggtttgttattttcagtcacataTGCGCTGTACGACTGTTCCTCAAACACAGGTGGGTTGTCGTTGATGTCAGCTACAGATAACTCAACAGTtttagaggaggacagaggtggagagccCTCGTCAGTGGTAGTGATTGTAATGTTGTAATCAGACACTAGTTCACGGTCCAGTTGTCCTGTGGTCACCAGAGAATAATAGTTTTTGATAGAAGGAACCAATTTAAAAGGGACATTCTGCTGAATGGAGCAGCGGACCTGTTTGTTATTCTCAGAGTCTCTGTCCTGCACATTAATGATGCCCACCTCTGTACCAGGTGACACGTTCTCAGGTATGGGGTTAGACAATGATTTTACATATATAATCGGGGcattgtcattcacatcagtAACATCTATGATGACTTTGGCGTAAGAGGTTAATCCCAAACCATCCTTTGCTGTGACACGCAGTTCAAATGATGATGCTATTTCAAAATCGACCGCGGTGTACAATTTTATATCACCTGTCTTATGATCAATAGTAAACACTGACTTCGAGTCTTCTGAAATGTGTCCAAAATCATATGTAACGTCTCCATTTAGTCCCTCGTCTGCATCAGTAGCGCTCACTGTCAGCACGACAGTTCCTAGTGGGGAGTTTTCGGGTAAACTGGCTTTATAAACGGCCTGGCCGAACACTGGGACGTTATCATTAGCGTCCAGCACAGTGATGTGAATAACCACAGTACCTGACCTTTGAGGAGAACCACCATCCAGAGCTGTAAGAAGTAGatttatttcctttaaattTTCACGGTCAAGCTCTTTGTTTAGCACAAGTTCCACGGAATTAGTCCCAACGCCCAGGAAAAAATTATCATTCCGTTGCAGATTGTACGTCTGAACTGAATACTTGCCGATATCCATATCATGTGCTTCCTCTATTGGAAAACGAGCACCCTTTGCGGCGGATTCACTTATGTCTATATGGATCAGTTCTTTATTAAATTGAGGAGAGTTATCATTTATATCCTGGACATGTAGACTAATGCGGTGCAAT
Protein-coding sequences here:
- the LOC130173281 gene encoding protocadherin gamma-A11-like isoform X35, whose product is MMAITGFISQSYTVALLLLSLHFASGDISYSFPEEMRRGSVIGNIAKDLGLDANTLSARKVRIDTDGSDKHYCDINLRNGDLTVSERIDREGLCGDKASCALKQEVMLENPLELHRISLHVQDINDNSPQFNKELIHIDISESAAKGARFPIEEAHDMDIGKYSVQTYNLQRNDNFFLGVGTNSVELVLNKELDRENLKEINLLLTALDGGSPQRSGTVVIHITVLDANDNVPVFGQAVYKASLPENSPLGTVVLTVSATDADEGLNGDVTYDFGHISEDSKSVFTIDHKTGDIKLYTAVDFEIASSFELRVTAKDGLGLTSYAKVIIDVTDVNDNAPIIYVKSLSNPIPENVSPGTEVGIINVQDRDSENNKQVRCSIQQNVPFKLVPSIKNYYSLVTTGQLDRELVSDYNITITTTDEGSPPLSSSKTVELSVADINDNPPVFEEQSYSAYVTENNKPGSTLCSVTARDPDWRQNGTVIYSLLAGEVNGAPVSSYLSVNGDTGVIHAVRSFDYEKFRSFKVQVMARDNGSPPLSSNVTVSVFISDVNDNSPQILYPAPEVNSFMTELVPKAAHGGSLVSKVIAVDADSGQNAWLSYHIVKSTDPGLFTIGLHSGEIRTQRDISESDSMKQNLIVAVKDNGQPSLSATCSMYLLISDNLAEVPELKDISYDEKNSKLTSYLIIALVSVSTFFLTFIIIILGVRFCRRRKPRLLFDGAVAIPSAYLPPNYADVDGTGTLRSTYNYDAYLTTGSRTSDFKFVTSYNDNTLPADQTLKKSPTDFADVFGDCDASPEQKPPNNDWRFTQGQRPGPSGPHMPYGTHIRWTPKSGTRATGGPEVAMGTGPWPQPPTEAEQLQALMAAANEVSEATATLGPGTMGLSTRYSPQFTLQHVPDYRQNVYIPGSTATLTSNPQQQQATAQQATQQALPPPQASAQPEPPKAAQTPASKKKSTKKEKK